In Montipora capricornis isolate CH-2021 chromosome 4, ASM3666992v2, whole genome shotgun sequence, a single genomic region encodes these proteins:
- the LOC138045314 gene encoding ribonuclease H1-like isoform X2, translating into MYRRECEKYVKGFPGARFKKFSTNEEAENFVCGSDCNADSSTAPISNGQSKKRSYQEMCDSNGFNNTTTWRNYKHHKSSSSTTSSHSAASSSSWLSSLDDSVLIVDRPIVYTDGCCTKNGRRGARAGVGVYWGPEHSKNISDRLEGEQTNQRAEIMAAVKALETAKALGYKTLEIRTDSKYTINGATDWCLRWKKNGWKTINGTEVKNKTEFQTLTKLCDEIDVKWTHVPGHRGIPGNEAADSLAQSGSLK; encoded by the exons ATGTACAG GAGAGAGTGTGAGAAATATGTCAAAGGCTTTCCTGGAGCTCGTTTCAAGAAGTTTTCCACAAATGAGGAAGCTGAAAATTTTGTTTGTGGTAGTGACTGCAATGCTGATTCCTCTACAGCACCAATATCAAAT GGTCAAAGTAAAAAGAGATCTTATCAGGAGATGTGTGACAGTAATGGATTCAATAATACAACGACTTGGAGAAACTATAAGCATCATAAATCTTCCTCATCCACTACTTCCAGTCATTCTGCTGCATCTAGTAGTTCCTGGTTGTCATCTCTAGATGACAGTGTCCTGATTGTTGATCGTCCTATAGTTTATACTGATGGTTGCTGCACAAAGAATGGCCGACGTGGCGCCAGGGCAGGCGTTGGAGTTTACTGGGGACCTGAGCATTCAAA GAATATCAGTGATCGTTTGGAAGGAGAGCAAACCAATCAAAGAGCAGAAATCATG GCTGCTGTTAAGGCACTTGAAACTGCTAAGGCATTGGGATATAAAACACTGGAAATCAGGACTGACAGCAAGTACACTATAAATG GAGCTACAGATTGGTGTCTGAGATGGAAGAAAAATGGATGGAAAACAATAAACGGAACAGAAGTCAAGAACAAGACTGAATTTCAGACACTGACAAAACTGTGTGATGAAATTGACGTCAAATGG aCACATGTCCCTGGACATCGAGGCATACCAGGCAACGAAGCTGCAGACAGCCTAGCGCAATCAGGGTCATTGAAATAa
- the LOC138045314 gene encoding ribonuclease H1-like isoform X1: protein MLSKLQKIVEAFTMGPKGGYYAVRSGRKIGVFRTWRECEKYVKGFPGARFKKFSTNEEAENFVCGSDCNADSSTAPISNGQSKKRSYQEMCDSNGFNNTTTWRNYKHHKSSSSTTSSHSAASSSSWLSSLDDSVLIVDRPIVYTDGCCTKNGRRGARAGVGVYWGPEHSKNISDRLEGEQTNQRAEIMAAVKALETAKALGYKTLEIRTDSKYTINGATDWCLRWKKNGWKTINGTEVKNKTEFQTLTKLCDEIDVKWTHVPGHRGIPGNEAADSLAQSGSLK, encoded by the exons ATGCTTTCTAAACTACAGAAGATCGTCGAAGCCTTCACAATGGGACCGAAAGGAGGTTATTACGCTGTACGAAGTGGAAGGAAGATAGGGGTATTTCGAACATG GAGAGAGTGTGAGAAATATGTCAAAGGCTTTCCTGGAGCTCGTTTCAAGAAGTTTTCCACAAATGAGGAAGCTGAAAATTTTGTTTGTGGTAGTGACTGCAATGCTGATTCCTCTACAGCACCAATATCAAAT GGTCAAAGTAAAAAGAGATCTTATCAGGAGATGTGTGACAGTAATGGATTCAATAATACAACGACTTGGAGAAACTATAAGCATCATAAATCTTCCTCATCCACTACTTCCAGTCATTCTGCTGCATCTAGTAGTTCCTGGTTGTCATCTCTAGATGACAGTGTCCTGATTGTTGATCGTCCTATAGTTTATACTGATGGTTGCTGCACAAAGAATGGCCGACGTGGCGCCAGGGCAGGCGTTGGAGTTTACTGGGGACCTGAGCATTCAAA GAATATCAGTGATCGTTTGGAAGGAGAGCAAACCAATCAAAGAGCAGAAATCATG GCTGCTGTTAAGGCACTTGAAACTGCTAAGGCATTGGGATATAAAACACTGGAAATCAGGACTGACAGCAAGTACACTATAAATG GAGCTACAGATTGGTGTCTGAGATGGAAGAAAAATGGATGGAAAACAATAAACGGAACAGAAGTCAAGAACAAGACTGAATTTCAGACACTGACAAAACTGTGTGATGAAATTGACGTCAAATGG aCACATGTCCCTGGACATCGAGGCATACCAGGCAACGAAGCTGCAGACAGCCTAGCGCAATCAGGGTCATTGAAATAa